One Thermoanaerobacter pseudethanolicus ATCC 33223 genomic window, GGGTCGCCAACCTGAACAGAAGGTCTTTTTTCTTCTGATTCCTCGCTTAATTCCTGAGAAGCAAAACTTGCACCTCCAATACCGTCTCTCCCCGTAGTAGCACCTACTATCATAACAGGGTTACCTATACCTTTTGCTATCCCTTTTTTTATCTTGTCTTTTTCTACTATTCCTACACACATCGCATTTACTAAAGGATTTCCTTTGTAACTTTCTTCAAAATAGGTATCCCCACCTACTGTAGGAATTCCTATGCAATTTCCATAATCCGCTATACCGGCTACTACGTTTTCGATGAGATATTTAGTCCTTTTATCATCAGGAATTCCAAATCTCAAAGAATCTAAAAGAGCAATTGGCCTTGCCCCCATTGTGAATATATCTCTTATTATTCCCCCGACACCTGTGGCTGCTCCTTGATAGGGTTCAATCGCAGAAGGGTGGTTATGGCTTTCTATCTTCATCACAACTGCCAAATTATCTCCAATATCCAATACTCCTGCATTTTCTCCCGGTCCTTGTATTACTCTTTCACCTTTTGTAGGTAGATATTTTAAAAGAGGTTTAGAATTTTTATAGGCACAATGTTCAGACCACATAACACTATACATACCTATTTCAGTTATATTAGGCTCTCTTCCTAATATCGAAATAATCTTCTCATACTCCTCATCAGTAAGTCCTAATTCTCTCCATATTTTATCCATCCTTAAACCCCGCCTTTTACAAAATTATCCATTATTGACCCTAAGATATAAAGCCCGTCAGTATTACCCAGCAAGGGGGCATAAGCTCTCTCTGGATGAGGCATCATTCCTAAAACATTTCCTTTTTTATTTATAACTCCGGCTATTCTCTCAACAGAGCCGTTGATATTTTCTTTGTACCTAAAAACAATTTGATTGTTTTCTTTTAGTTCTTTTAAAGTTTTGTCATCTACATAATAATTGCCTTCTCCATGAGCAATTGGAAGTAAAATCTCCTGCCCTTTTTTAAGCCTTGTAGTAAAAGGAGTTTTGTCATTTTCAACTATTATACTGACAGTATTGCAAATAAATTTCAGACCTTCATTTTTTCTCAAAGCACCCGGCAAAAGCCCTGCTTCTGTAAGTATCTGAAATCCGTTGCATATGCCTATAATAAATTTTCCTTTTTCTGCTTCTTCCCTGACAGCCTCCATGACAGGCGAAAACCTAGCAATAGCTCCTGCCCTCAAATAATCACCATAAGAAAATCCTCCTGGTAACATTATAACATCGTACTTACTCAAATTTTTTTCTTGATGCCATACATATTCTACTTCTTCCCCAAGCCCATCTTTAACAGCATAATAGCAGTCCACATCGCAATTGGACCCTGGAAAAACTATAACAGCAAATTTCATCTTTATCCCTCCACAATTTCAAAGGTGTAATCTTCAATAATTGGGTTTGTCAGTATCCTTTTGCACATCTCATCTACTTTGTCCTTTAGGAGGGATAAATCGCCATCCTCAAAAGTTAATTCTATATATTTCCCAACCCGTACCTCTTTTACTTCTTCGTATCCTAATGAGTACAAAGCTCCCTTTACTGCTTTTCCTTGTGGGTCAAGTATTCCTTTTTTTAAAGTTATATAGACTTTTGCAATTAGCACTTTACATACCTCCAAGTCTTTTTAAAATTTCTAAATATGCTTCTTCTACTTTGCCCAAATCTTTTCTAAATCTATCTTTATCAAGTTTTTCCATAGTGTTTTTGTCCCAAAATCTGCAAGTATCAGGAGAAATTTCATCAGCTAATAATATTCCTTCACTACTTTTCCCAAATTCTAATTTAAAATCTACCAAAATAATGTCTTTAGATAAAAAATATTCTGACAAAATTTCGTTGACTTTAAACGTCATTCCTGTCATAATTTCAATCTCTTCTTTGGTGGCTAATTCGAGAGCTTGTATGTGATATTCATTAATCATTGGGTCTTTCAATTCGTCATTTTTATAGGAGAATTCTAACACAGGCGTTTTAAACTTTAGTCCTTCTTCAAGGCCTAATCTTTTACAAATACTTCCTGCTGCGTAATTTCTCACGATAACTTCTAAAGGAAAAATCTCAACTTTTTTAACCAACATTTCTCTATCACTAAGTCTTTTCACATAATGAGTGGGTACATTATTTTTATCTAATAATGCAAATAAAATTGCAGAAACTTTGTTATTTACTATACCTTTTTCGGCAATTGTGCCTTTCTTTAAGCCATTAAAAGCAGTTGCATCATCTTTGTATTCGATGATATACAAATTCTCTTCATCTGTCTTATAAACTTTTTTGGCTTTTCCTTCATAAAGCAATTCTCTTTTTTCCATATTTATCTCCTCCAATCTCTTAATTGTTTAACACTTCTTCAGCCATTTTCTCCCTATAATCAGCTAAGGTCTTCTTTAAATAAGTATATTTCAAAGAGAGAATATGACAAGCTAAAAGTGCTGCATTTTCTGCTCCATCTATGGCTACTGTTGCAACAGGCACACCTTTGGGCATTTGAACAATTGATAAAAGGGAGTCAAGACCATCTAAAATAGAAGACTTTATTGGAAGGCCAATAACAGGCAAGAGTGTATAAGAAGCAATAACACCAGGCAGATGAGCAGCTTTTCCAGCACCTGCAATGATTATATCATAATATTTATCTGCATTCACAGCAAACTCTTGTGTCTCAAAGGGAGTTCTATGGGCAGACAGCACTTTAACATCATAGGGAATTTCAAGTTCTTCAAGAATTTTTGTACATCTTTCAACTACAGGCAAATCAGATTTACTTCCAACAACTATAGCCACCTTAGGCATTTTTATACCCCCTTTTCTTTTAAGACCCCAATTAGATAAGTACTAATTGGGGTCTTATTTTCACTCTGATAAAGTTATAAATCTCAATATGAATAAAATTGCAAGAAAATAAACCATTGGATGAATTTCTTTTGCTTTTCCTGAAGCAATTTTTACAATAGGATATGCAATAAGACCTGCAGCAATACCATTGGCAATGCTAAAAGTGAAAGGCATAGCAATTATAGTAAGAAAAGCTGGCATAGCCTCTGTAAAATCTTCAAAATTTATCTTCTTAATAGAACCCATCATCAAAACTCCAACAATAATAAGAGCAGGAGCAGTTGCCTCTGTAGGAACAAGTAAAGCTATTGGTGAGAAAAACAATGCTACCAAGAACAAAATACCTGTCACAAAAGCAGTAAGTCCCGTTCTACCACCTTCTGCAATACCTGCAGCACTCTCAACGTAAGTAGTCACAGTAGAAGTTCCTAAAAGTGACCCTATCGTGGTGGCAATAGCATCCGACATTAGTCCTTTTTTCATATTAGGCATTTTGCCATTTTCATCTAACATTCCTGCTTTTGATCCTGTTCCTATAAAGGTCCCTATGGTATCAAATAAATCTACAAAAGCAAACGACAACACTACATATAGCACACTTGTAACTAAAGAAATAAAGCCAATATTCTCACCAATTCCCAAAAGCCCTTTTATATCAAGTTTAAGAAATGTTGGTGCAAGACTTGGTGGCATTTTAATTACACTAAAATCAGAAGGTAATTTCACTATTCCAGTAAAAAGTCCCAATACTGTAGTAATTAATATTCCAAGAAGTATAGATCCTTTGATATTTCTCGACATTAATATGGCTGTTATAAAAAGACCCGCAATGGCAAGAAGTGTCCCAGGATTAGTCAAATCACCAAATCCAATGTAAGTTGCTTGATTTGCCACGATTATACCAGCATTTTTAAGTCCAATAAAAGCTATAAATAAACCTATTCCTCCACTTACTGCATATTTTAAAGACATAGGTATAGCATCAACAATCATTTCCCGTATTCCAAACAAAGTAATCAAAATAAATATAATTCCTGAAAAGAAAACTGCAGCCAAAGCCTGTTGCCAGGTATAACCCATTGTCAAAACAACAGTATAGGTAAAAAAAGCGTTAAGTCCCATACCTGGAGCCTGTGCAAATGGGTAATTAGCATAAAAAGCCATCATGAAAGTTCCAATAGCTGCTGAAAGACAAGTAGCTACAAATACCGCTCCTGCGTCCATCCCTGCTTCTTTTAGTATAATGGGATTCACAAACATAATATAAGCCATTGTTATAAATGTGGTAATCCCAGCTAATATCTCTGTTTTTACATTGGTATTATAGTTTTCTAATCTCCATATCCTATTTGCTAGATTTTCTAAAGAATTTTTGTTCCTCACTTTACTCACCTTTTCCATCATAATCCTCCTGTTCTATATTATTTTGCAACTTCTACAAGAATTTAAAACAAATAAGCCCGCAAAGAATAGATTTCACAAATTAAACACGAGTGAAACCTATCCTCCCGGGCTTTTGTCCCTAAGGTGTGGTATATAAAATATACCTGTACCGCTCGGTCCGAACACCTATAAATAGGCTGGAACCCTAGGTACACTTTCACTCATAGTCGAACAATTTACGGTTGTTCGGTAGAGACTCTCGAGCCATATTCTCGAGATTATATGAGTGCTTTTTATTCAATTGTCACACTTATATCTTATCAACTTTTTTAATATTAGTCAACCTTATTTGCGAATTTTTTTATAAAAAACTAAATTAATGTTCGGATTTTTATTCCCATTCTATGGTAGCAGGAGGTTTAGAAGTAATGTCGTAAAGCACTCGATTTACTCCTGGAACTTCATTAGTAATGCTAGTAGATATACTTTCTAAAATTTCATAAGGAAGCTTTGTCCAATCCGCCGTCATCCCGTCGTAGCTATCTACTACCCTCAAAATTATCGCATAAGCGTATGTCCTTTCATCACCCATAACACCAACGCTCTTTATTCCAGGCAATACAGCAAATGACTGCCACACTTTATTATACCATCCAAATTTTTTCATCTCTCTTAGAACTATGCTGTCAGCTTGTCTCAAAATTTCTAACTTTTCTTCTGTAACTTCTCCAAGAATTCTGACTGCAAGGCCTGGTCCAGGGAAAGGCTGCCTATACAATATTTCCTCAGGGATTCCTAATTCTTTACCTACTTGCCTTACTTCGTCTTTAAAAAGCATCCTCAAAGGTTCAATAAGTTCAAAACCTATATCTTCAGGCAAACCTCCAACATTGTGGTGACTTTTAATAGTAGAAGACACGCCATTGCCACTTTCTATTACATCAGGATACAAAGTACCCTGCACCAAAAATTTCACATCTCCTATCTTTAAAGCTTCTTCTTTAAAAACTTCTATAAAAACATTACCAATAATTTTTCTCTTTTCTTCTGGATCCGTAACTCCCTTAAGTCGTGACAAAAATCTATCCTTTGCATCTACCCGGATTATGTTCATGTCATAATTTTTTCTAAAAGTTTCAATAACCATATCTCCTTCGTTTTTCCTTAAAAGCCCTGTATCAACAAAAATGCACACCAATTGGTCGTGAATGGCTCTGTCTACTAAAACAGCAGCCACTGAAGAATCTACACCACCAGACAGAGCACATACAGCTTTGTGTTTTCCTACTTTCGCTTTTATTTCCTTTACTGTCTGCTCAATCAAAGAATCCATTGTCCAATCTGCCGCGCAATCACATACTTCAAAAAGGAAATTTCTTATAATCTCTGTTCCTCTATGAGTGTGTGAAACTTCAGGATGGAATTGAACCGCATACAATTTCTTTTCTACATTCGCAATCGCTGCGATAGGACAATTGTCAGTAGAGGCTACTACCTTAAAATCTGGAGGAGGAAGTTCTATGTGGTCAGTATGGCTCATCCAAACAACAGTGTCTCTTTCTATCCCTTTAAACAAAGGAATAGTATTATTTAAGACAATTTCTGTCTTGCCATATTCCTTCACAGGTGCTGGCGCAACTTTTCCGCCTAAAAGCTCTGTCATAAGTTGTGCACCATAACATATACCTAATACAGGATAGCCTAACTCAAAAATTTCCTTATCGCATTTAGGAGCATTTTTTGCATATACACTGGCAGGTCCTCCAGAAAGCACAATTCCCTTTGGCTCTTTTTTTCGTATCTCCTCTGGAGAAATATTGTAAGGAACAATCTCGCAAAAGACATTTGCTTCTCTTATTCTTCTCGCAATTAATTGTG contains:
- the purQ gene encoding phosphoribosylformylglycinamidine synthase subunit PurQ, with the protein product MKFAVIVFPGSNCDVDCYYAVKDGLGEEVEYVWHQEKNLSKYDVIMLPGGFSYGDYLRAGAIARFSPVMEAVREEAEKGKFIIGICNGFQILTEAGLLPGALRKNEGLKFICNTVSIIVENDKTPFTTRLKKGQEILLPIAHGEGNYYVDDKTLKELKENNQIVFRYKENINGSVERIAGVINKKGNVLGMMPHPERAYAPLLGNTDGLYILGSIMDNFVKGGV
- the purS gene encoding phosphoribosylformylglycinamidine synthase subunit PurS codes for the protein MLIAKVYITLKKGILDPQGKAVKGALYSLGYEEVKEVRVGKYIELTFEDGDLSLLKDKVDEMCKRILTNPIIEDYTFEIVEG
- the purC gene encoding phosphoribosylaminoimidazolesuccinocarboxamide synthase is translated as MEKRELLYEGKAKKVYKTDEENLYIIEYKDDATAFNGLKKGTIAEKGIVNNKVSAILFALLDKNNVPTHYVKRLSDREMLVKKVEIFPLEVIVRNYAAGSICKRLGLEEGLKFKTPVLEFSYKNDELKDPMINEYHIQALELATKEEIEIMTGMTFKVNEILSEYFLSKDIILVDFKLEFGKSSEGILLADEISPDTCRFWDKNTMEKLDKDRFRKDLGKVEEAYLEILKRLGGM
- the purE gene encoding 5-(carboxyamino)imidazole ribonucleotide mutase; protein product: MPKVAIVVGSKSDLPVVERCTKILEELEIPYDVKVLSAHRTPFETQEFAVNADKYYDIIIAGAGKAAHLPGVIASYTLLPVIGLPIKSSILDGLDSLLSIVQMPKGVPVATVAIDGAENAALLACHILSLKYTYLKKTLADYREKMAEEVLNN
- a CDS encoding NCS2 family permease codes for the protein MEKVSKVRNKNSLENLANRIWRLENYNTNVKTEILAGITTFITMAYIMFVNPIILKEAGMDAGAVFVATCLSAAIGTFMMAFYANYPFAQAPGMGLNAFFTYTVVLTMGYTWQQALAAVFFSGIIFILITLFGIREMIVDAIPMSLKYAVSGGIGLFIAFIGLKNAGIIVANQATYIGFGDLTNPGTLLAIAGLFITAILMSRNIKGSILLGILITTVLGLFTGIVKLPSDFSVIKMPPSLAPTFLKLDIKGLLGIGENIGFISLVTSVLYVVLSFAFVDLFDTIGTFIGTGSKAGMLDENGKMPNMKKGLMSDAIATTIGSLLGTSTVTTYVESAAGIAEGGRTGLTAFVTGILFLVALFFSPIALLVPTEATAPALIIVGVLMMGSIKKINFEDFTEAMPAFLTIIAMPFTFSIANGIAAGLIAYPIVKIASGKAKEIHPMVYFLAILFILRFITLSE
- the guaA gene encoding glutamine-hydrolyzing GMP synthase, encoding MGIKREVVLVLDFGGQYTQLIARRIREANVFCEIVPYNISPEEIRKKEPKGIVLSGGPASVYAKNAPKCDKEIFELGYPVLGICYGAQLMTELLGGKVAPAPVKEYGKTEIVLNNTIPLFKGIERDTVVWMSHTDHIELPPPDFKVVASTDNCPIAAIANVEKKLYAVQFHPEVSHTHRGTEIIRNFLFEVCDCAADWTMDSLIEQTVKEIKAKVGKHKAVCALSGGVDSSVAAVLVDRAIHDQLVCIFVDTGLLRKNEGDMVIETFRKNYDMNIIRVDAKDRFLSRLKGVTDPEEKRKIIGNVFIEVFKEEALKIGDVKFLVQGTLYPDVIESGNGVSSTIKSHHNVGGLPEDIGFELIEPLRMLFKDEVRQVGKELGIPEEILYRQPFPGPGLAVRILGEVTEEKLEILRQADSIVLREMKKFGWYNKVWQSFAVLPGIKSVGVMGDERTYAYAIILRVVDSYDGMTADWTKLPYEILESISTSITNEVPGVNRVLYDITSKPPATIEWE